One window from the genome of Echinicola vietnamensis DSM 17526 encodes:
- a CDS encoding MCP four helix bundle domain-containing protein, giving the protein MKWIYSLKSRVTIAILLMVLFVSVFVKNMLDEENVTDLTTSCSTIYQDRLLPESYIYHLSDFLNKKQRLIDNCEDGTEFNAFQSSNEGFNAEIDSILVDFEATYLTQEEAEALTDLKSNIQALYSVENAMQHEDDNRGDFQSARERSNELIAEASTNLQQLSDIQLTVGKQVNDDSKRIMAGSSILTRFETAILLVLGLVINALIFGVVSSRSKIRQRPNWN; this is encoded by the coding sequence ATGAAGTGGATATATAGTTTAAAAAGTAGAGTGACCATTGCTATATTATTAATGGTTTTGTTCGTTTCGGTATTTGTGAAGAATATGCTCGATGAGGAAAATGTAACTGATCTTACTACATCTTGTTCGACGATTTATCAAGACAGGTTGTTGCCGGAAAGTTATATTTATCATCTATCAGACTTTCTTAACAAGAAGCAACGTCTCATTGACAACTGTGAAGATGGCACCGAATTTAATGCATTTCAATCCTCCAATGAAGGATTTAATGCAGAGATAGACAGTATTTTGGTGGATTTTGAAGCCACCTACCTTACACAAGAAGAAGCTGAAGCGCTGACTGATCTTAAAAGCAATATCCAAGCTTTGTATTCAGTGGAGAATGCCATGCAGCATGAAGACGATAATCGTGGCGATTTCCAGTCAGCCAGGGAAAGGTCAAATGAATTGATCGCCGAAGCCTCAACTAACCTCCAACAGCTGTCCGATATCCAGTTGACGGTAGGCAAACAAGTGAATGACGACTCCAAACGCATCATGGCGGGAAGCTCTATTCTCACGCGTTTTGAGACCGCTATTCTTTTAGTGCTCGGTTTGGTTATCAATGCTTTGATATTTGGCGTGGTCTCAAGCAGGAGTAAAATCAGGCAGCGTCCGAATTGGAATTAA
- a CDS encoding ABC transporter ATP-binding protein, protein MSTKKSERKVTIGHVFKTIIWPRRKQLFIGLFLIIISRLAGLVLPGASKYLMDEVIPNSNMQLLKWLVIAVGVAVTVQAVTSFALTQILSVEAQHLIAKLRAKVQSHIIKLPIRFFDNAKTGELVSRIMTDVEGVRNLVGTGLAQMVGGVLTSVICLGLLIYISPMMTLYVLVPVIIFGLISLKAFGKIRPIFRERGKINAEVTGRLAETLGGIRVIKGFNAEAQEVKTFEEGVLRLYLNIKSSLTTTSMVTSAATLLLGLASAGIMGIGGYMIMSGELTFGDFLAFTLYLGFMIAPIVQMSNIGSQLTEAFAGLDRTEEIMNIPLEEDEKSRNLQLPSIKGDLAFEQVSFAYEEGKNVVKEVSFEAPAGSMTALVGTSGSGKTTIAGLVASFLNPAGGTVTIDGTDLQQVSLASYRSQLGVVLQDDFLFEGTIRQNILFPRPDARTEQLMQAVYAAHVHEFTDRFEDGLDTLIGERGVKLSGGQKQRIAIARAILADPRILILDEATSNLDTESETLIQESLKKLMKGRTSFVIAHRLSTIRQADQILVVEKGEIVERGQHEELMEKRGRYFELYTYQARI, encoded by the coding sequence ATGTCTACAAAAAAGTCTGAGAGAAAAGTTACCATTGGCCACGTGTTCAAAACCATCATTTGGCCGAGAAGGAAGCAGTTGTTTATTGGTTTATTCTTGATCATTATCAGCCGGTTGGCCGGATTGGTTTTGCCTGGAGCCAGTAAATATTTGATGGATGAAGTCATCCCAAACAGTAACATGCAATTGCTCAAGTGGCTGGTCATTGCCGTAGGCGTGGCGGTGACCGTGCAGGCCGTAACCAGCTTTGCCCTGACCCAAATCCTTAGCGTAGAAGCCCAACACCTCATTGCCAAGCTAAGGGCAAAAGTCCAAAGCCATATCATCAAACTTCCGATTCGTTTCTTCGACAACGCCAAAACAGGAGAATTGGTCTCCAGGATTATGACCGATGTGGAAGGTGTGCGCAACCTTGTAGGCACTGGCTTGGCACAGATGGTAGGAGGGGTATTGACATCTGTGATTTGTTTGGGGCTGTTGATTTATATCAGCCCCATGATGACTCTTTACGTGTTGGTGCCCGTTATTATTTTTGGATTGATATCGCTAAAAGCCTTTGGCAAGATCAGGCCAATTTTCAGAGAGAGAGGTAAAATCAATGCAGAAGTTACCGGTAGACTTGCGGAGACCCTAGGAGGCATCCGGGTAATCAAGGGATTCAATGCTGAGGCCCAAGAAGTAAAGACCTTTGAAGAAGGTGTGCTACGGCTCTATTTGAACATAAAATCCAGTTTGACCACTACCAGCATGGTTACCAGTGCGGCTACCTTGCTGCTGGGCTTGGCTTCAGCGGGGATTATGGGAATCGGTGGCTATATGATCATGAGCGGTGAGCTTACTTTTGGTGACTTTTTGGCGTTTACCCTTTACTTGGGGTTTATGATTGCACCGATCGTTCAGATGAGCAATATTGGAAGCCAGCTGACAGAGGCTTTTGCTGGCCTTGACAGGACCGAGGAAATCATGAACATCCCTTTGGAGGAGGATGAAAAGTCCAGAAACCTACAACTGCCATCGATCAAGGGGGACTTGGCTTTTGAGCAAGTGAGTTTTGCGTATGAGGAAGGCAAGAATGTGGTGAAAGAAGTGAGTTTTGAAGCACCGGCGGGGTCGATGACAGCGTTGGTAGGGACATCCGGCTCAGGAAAAACCACCATTGCGGGATTGGTAGCATCCTTCCTCAATCCAGCCGGAGGTACCGTGACCATCGATGGTACGGACCTTCAGCAGGTGAGTTTGGCCAGTTACCGCAGCCAATTAGGGGTGGTGCTGCAGGATGACTTTCTTTTTGAAGGAACGATACGGCAAAACATCCTTTTCCCCCGTCCTGACGCCCGTACAGAACAGTTGATGCAAGCTGTATATGCTGCCCATGTCCACGAGTTTACGGATCGTTTTGAAGACGGACTGGATACCTTGATCGGAGAACGTGGTGTAAAACTCTCTGGTGGACAAAAGCAAAGGATTGCCATTGCCAGGGCTATTTTGGCAGATCCGCGAATCCTAATCTTGGATGAAGCCACTTCTAACCTGGACACGGAAAGCGAGACCCTGATACAAGAAAGCTTGAAAAAATTGATGAAGGGTAGGACCTCCTTCGTGATTGCCCACCGCCTCAGCACTATTCGCCAGGCAGATCAGATTTTAGTGGTGGAAAAAGGGGAAATAGTAGAACGTGGCCAGCATGAGGAATTGATGGAGAAAAGAGGCAGGTACTTTGAACTGTACACTTATCAGGCCAGAATATAG
- a CDS encoding M56 family metallopeptidase, with translation MIAYLIKSTISLLLCYLAYRLFLSKEKIHQFNRFFLLASIIFSLLAPLFHSPIRTSTEVAHFSVMSNPQLTSEQTAPKKPRLSLPEKLPETAALPIAHILIGIYSIFLMYFLLRYAITIWNFYRRTMTHQVIDRHGIKFVMDSCKDTPYTFFQYVFVNDTAYQKKQLDPRLLHHELVHAKQWHSIDILLVELLKAIFWFNPIFHLYKKAIQLNHEFLADESVNRQFGNINAYQNLLLSYAGQQQQNKLVSYSKHSLTKTRLIMMRKEKNLSNILLKLALIIPFILGGTFLFSMKPQRTTAPKAIPQKVTPHPPSAPPQGDYLEEYKQHYQHLQELMDKKGKVNLNEIDIDRMRQLWDFMSDKQKEKAPKVHGVPAPPIPEKKHASNYQMEEWTTNHDYGIWLDDTLVPNEELSGFSSKDIAYWQYSRLYKNAKNYDKYKTRVSLMTHDGFYKTFIMKETGFDQLTAYNKAIEIYTAHQKHPKKNAGQLGGKLSDLQQVYNHIPQWKKEKYEVKPPSEIIKNL, from the coding sequence ATGATTGCCTACCTCATTAAATCGACCATTAGTTTATTGTTATGCTATCTGGCCTACCGACTATTCTTGTCCAAGGAAAAAATCCATCAGTTTAATCGGTTTTTTCTGCTCGCAAGCATCATTTTTTCACTGCTAGCGCCCCTTTTTCATTCCCCTATTCGAACCTCCACGGAAGTAGCACATTTTTCAGTCATGTCCAATCCCCAACTTACATCCGAGCAAACGGCCCCTAAAAAACCACGCTTATCATTACCTGAGAAACTGCCTGAAACAGCAGCTCTCCCCATCGCTCACATCCTCATTGGCATTTATAGCATTTTCCTAATGTATTTTCTCCTTCGTTATGCTATTACCATTTGGAATTTTTATAGGAGGACCATGACTCATCAGGTCATTGATCGTCACGGTATCAAGTTCGTGATGGATTCCTGTAAAGACACACCGTATACTTTCTTTCAATATGTTTTTGTTAACGACACAGCTTATCAAAAAAAACAATTGGATCCACGCCTGCTCCATCATGAGCTCGTGCATGCCAAGCAGTGGCACAGCATTGACATTTTGTTGGTGGAACTTCTAAAAGCCATCTTTTGGTTCAACCCAATTTTCCATCTATATAAAAAGGCTATCCAGCTGAACCATGAGTTTCTGGCAGATGAATCGGTCAACCGTCAATTCGGTAACATCAACGCATACCAAAACCTCCTGCTTTCTTACGCAGGCCAACAGCAACAAAATAAGCTGGTGAGCTATTCAAAACATTCCCTAACCAAAACAAGATTGATCATGATGCGCAAAGAAAAAAACCTCTCTAACATCCTATTAAAATTGGCCCTCATTATTCCGTTTATTTTAGGTGGGACCTTCCTGTTCAGTATGAAGCCACAACGCACAACGGCTCCTAAAGCAATTCCTCAAAAGGTCACTCCCCACCCTCCTTCTGCTCCCCCGCAAGGTGATTATTTAGAAGAATATAAGCAGCACTATCAGCATCTTCAAGAGTTAATGGATAAAAAAGGAAAGGTCAATTTAAACGAAATTGATATTGACCGCATGAGGCAATTATGGGACTTCATGTCGGATAAACAGAAAGAAAAAGCTCCCAAAGTGCATGGTGTCCCTGCACCTCCCATCCCAGAAAAAAAGCATGCTTCAAATTACCAAATGGAAGAATGGACGACCAATCATGATTATGGGATATGGTTAGATGATACACTTGTCCCCAATGAAGAGCTCAGTGGATTTAGCTCAAAAGATATTGCTTATTGGCAGTACAGTAGATTGTATAAAAATGCTAAGAATTACGACAAATATAAAACCAGAGTCAGCTTGATGACCCATGATGGCTTTTATAAAACATTCATCATGAAAGAAACGGGGTTCGACCAATTGACCGCATACAATAAAGCCATTGAAATCTACACAGCACATCAAAAGCATCCAAAAAAAAATGCTGGTCAATTAGGCGGGAAACTAAGCGACCTACAGCAAGTCTATAACCACATTCCTCAATGGAAAAAAGAGAAATACGAGGTCAAACCACCTTCAGAGATAATTAAAAATCTATAG
- a CDS encoding BlaI/MecI/CopY family transcriptional regulator produces MRLSTSEEQLMNYLWKLGKAFMKDLLQAYPDPKPAPTTVATLLKRMIDKKVVAYKTYGNSREYYPLINKSTYFGHQVKGMIKNFFDNSPSQFASFFTSETDLTDEELRDLKKLIDQQLKNKTS; encoded by the coding sequence ATGAGATTATCTACAAGTGAAGAGCAATTGATGAATTATCTCTGGAAGCTGGGAAAAGCGTTTATGAAAGACCTGCTACAAGCCTACCCTGACCCAAAGCCAGCACCTACGACAGTGGCCACGCTGCTCAAAAGGATGATTGATAAAAAAGTCGTTGCTTACAAGACATACGGAAATTCACGGGAGTATTATCCATTGATCAACAAAAGCACCTATTTCGGACATCAGGTGAAAGGAATGATTAAAAATTTCTTTGATAATTCTCCTTCACAGTTCGCCTCTTTTTTCACCTCCGAGACAGATCTTACAGATGAGGAATTACGGGACCTAAAAAAGCTCATCGACCAACAGTTAAAAAACAAAACGTCATGA
- a CDS encoding L-rhamnose mutarotase, protein MTKRYTMALDLKDDPTLIAEYEKFHQAVWPEIQKSIKDAGIEVMEIYRWENRLFMIMETTEDFSFEKKAAMDAANPKVREWEDLMWTYQQGLPGVPEGEKWQVMNKIFEL, encoded by the coding sequence ATGACAAAACGATACACCATGGCGTTGGACCTGAAAGACGACCCAACGCTAATTGCCGAATACGAAAAATTCCACCAAGCGGTATGGCCAGAAATCCAAAAAAGCATCAAAGATGCAGGCATTGAAGTCATGGAAATATACCGATGGGAAAACCGGCTGTTCATGATCATGGAAACAACGGAAGATTTTTCTTTTGAGAAAAAGGCGGCCATGGACGCTGCCAATCCAAAAGTAAGGGAATGGGAAGACCTCATGTGGACCTATCAACAGGGCCTGCCTGGAGTACCTGAAGGAGAAAAATGGCAAGTCATGAATAAGATTTTTGAATTGTAG
- a CDS encoding amidohydrolase family protein: MRIDAHQHFWQYDAEKHAWIDDGMKAIQRDFLPTDLKPLLDKEGIDGTVVVQADESLAENTFLLGLAEQHPWIKKVVGWVDLCSDEVLTTLERYAQEPKMTGFRMILQGQPPELMAEKSFRNGLGQLQKFDFTYDILIFPHHMDEAIELVSQFPNQPFVIDHLAKPYIKDRKIDEWAGKMKQLAERENVCCKASGMVTEADWNRWTREDLRPYLDVVFEAFGPKRLMFGSDWPVAQVAADYPVNVSVVNAYIHQLSQHEQADIMGNTAASFYGIQ, encoded by the coding sequence ATGAGAATTGACGCACATCAGCACTTTTGGCAATATGATGCAGAAAAACATGCTTGGATCGATGATGGCATGAAAGCCATCCAACGGGACTTTTTGCCCACCGACCTTAAGCCGCTTTTGGACAAGGAAGGCATAGACGGCACGGTCGTGGTTCAAGCTGACGAGTCACTAGCAGAAAACACCTTTTTACTTGGCCTGGCCGAGCAACATCCATGGATAAAAAAAGTAGTGGGCTGGGTCGATTTATGCTCCGATGAGGTTTTGACAACACTTGAACGATATGCCCAAGAGCCAAAAATGACGGGCTTCAGGATGATCCTTCAAGGTCAACCTCCAGAACTGATGGCCGAAAAATCCTTTAGAAATGGCTTAGGCCAACTGCAAAAGTTTGATTTCACCTATGACATCCTTATTTTCCCTCATCACATGGATGAAGCCATCGAGTTGGTCAGCCAGTTTCCTAACCAGCCCTTTGTGATCGACCATTTGGCCAAGCCCTATATCAAAGACCGTAAAATTGACGAATGGGCAGGTAAGATGAAGCAATTGGCAGAAAGGGAAAATGTTTGCTGCAAAGCATCCGGCATGGTCACAGAAGCTGATTGGAACCGATGGACCAGAGAGGACCTACGTCCCTATTTGGATGTAGTATTCGAAGCTTTTGGCCCCAAAAGGCTGATGTTTGGCAGCGATTGGCCAGTAGCACAAGTTGCCGCAGATTATCCGGTAAACGTTTCTGTCGTGAATGCGTATATTCATCAACTAAGTCAACATGAGCAAGCCGACATCATGGGAAACACAGCGGCTTCATTTTATGGCATTCAATAA
- a CDS encoding fumarylacetoacetate hydrolase family protein — MKLLRFGNPGEEKPGIEKANGIRIDCSAFGEDWTEDFLTQDGLNRLTTWLESNEAKCPEISSEVRLGPPIKRPSKIICIGLNYKLHAKETGAEVPKQPIIFMKSTTSLSGPNDDIIIPRNSEKTDWEVELAVMIGKKASYVDKENAMDYVAGYCLLNDVSERDFQLSHGGQWVKGKSNDTFSPLGPYLVTKDEIKDPQHLRLWLKHNGKMLQDSNTSDMVFDIPTLVSHLSNYMTLLPGDIISTGTPSGVGMGLTPPTYLKEGDVVELGIDGLGTSRQKAVNYKG, encoded by the coding sequence ATGAAATTATTACGATTTGGAAATCCTGGAGAAGAAAAGCCAGGAATCGAAAAAGCCAATGGAATACGCATTGATTGCAGTGCCTTTGGGGAAGATTGGACGGAGGACTTTTTGACCCAAGATGGGCTGAACAGACTCACCACTTGGCTGGAGAGCAACGAGGCCAAATGTCCTGAAATCAGTTCAGAGGTTCGTCTCGGGCCGCCTATCAAACGTCCCTCCAAAATCATCTGCATTGGATTGAACTATAAGCTTCACGCCAAAGAAACCGGCGCTGAAGTACCCAAGCAGCCTATTATCTTTATGAAATCCACGACTTCCCTCAGCGGGCCGAACGATGACATCATCATTCCGCGGAATTCCGAAAAGACTGATTGGGAAGTAGAACTTGCTGTCATGATCGGTAAAAAGGCAAGCTATGTGGACAAGGAAAATGCCATGGATTATGTCGCCGGATACTGTCTGCTGAACGATGTGTCGGAACGTGATTTCCAGCTGAGCCATGGCGGTCAGTGGGTAAAGGGAAAAAGCAACGACACCTTTTCTCCTCTAGGCCCATATCTGGTCACCAAGGATGAAATCAAAGACCCTCAGCACCTCAGACTTTGGCTGAAGCACAACGGCAAAATGCTGCAAGACAGTAATACTTCTGACATGGTCTTCGATATCCCTACATTGGTCAGCCATTTAAGCAACTATATGACTTTACTTCCTGGCGATATCATTTCCACTGGTACTCCTTCAGGTGTGGGCATGGGCCTTACCCCTCCTACTTACCTGAAAGAAGGTGACGTAGTAGAGCTGGGCATTGATGGCCTTGGAACTTCACGTCAGAAAGCCGTGAATTATAAAGGGTAA
- a CDS encoding SDR family NAD(P)-dependent oxidoreductase, whose product MKNKTILITGGASGIGLAMTKRFAEEGGNVYFIDYDQKTGEKVAEELTSKGHRVTFLQGDVSQTEEMKQTISSISGSIDVLVNNAGISHVGNLENTAEEDFDRLYQVNVKGIYNCSLASLPKMKEKGGSIINMASVASTMGLPDRFAYSMTKGAVFSMTLSMARDYVEYNIRVNSIAPGRVHTPFVDGFLAKNYPGKEKEMFDKLAATQPIGRMGKPEEIAAMAVYLSSDEASFLTGGNYPIDGGFVNLKM is encoded by the coding sequence ATGAAAAATAAAACCATTTTGATCACCGGTGGCGCAAGCGGTATTGGCCTGGCCATGACCAAGCGCTTTGCCGAAGAAGGCGGAAACGTCTATTTTATTGATTATGACCAAAAAACAGGAGAAAAAGTGGCGGAAGAATTGACCTCAAAGGGCCATAGAGTGACCTTTCTCCAAGGGGATGTTTCCCAAACTGAAGAGATGAAACAAACCATTTCCTCCATTTCAGGATCCATCGACGTATTGGTAAACAATGCTGGAATTTCCCATGTGGGCAATTTGGAAAACACTGCAGAGGAAGATTTTGACCGTCTCTATCAAGTCAATGTCAAAGGCATCTATAACTGTAGCCTGGCCAGCCTTCCAAAGATGAAAGAAAAGGGCGGCTCCATCATTAACATGGCCTCGGTGGCTTCCACCATGGGCCTTCCTGACCGCTTTGCCTATTCCATGACCAAAGGAGCTGTTTTCTCCATGACGCTCTCCATGGCCAGGGACTACGTCGAATACAATATCCGGGTAAACAGCATCGCCCCGGGCCGGGTCCATACGCCTTTTGTGGATGGATTCCTCGCGAAGAATTATCCTGGCAAGGAAAAAGAAATGTTTGACAAGTTGGCCGCTACACAGCCCATAGGGCGAATGGGCAAGCCGGAAGAAATTGCCGCCATGGCCGTTTACCTTAGCTCGGACGAGGCTTCTTTCCTTACCGGAGGAAATTACCCCATTGACGGAGGTTTTGTCAACCTCAAAATGTAG
- a CDS encoding L-fuconate dehydratase has translation MRTLNLSTFLYMNIKITDYQVKDIRFPTSREKHGSDAMNPDPDYSAAYIILKTNQPDLEGHGLTFTIGRGNEICCAALEAIAHHVIGKDLAALTADMGAFWRTVNSDSQIRWLGPEKGVVHLATGALVNAVWDLYAKVEQKPLWKLLGEMTPEQLLSCIDFSYITDVLTKEEALDILKESEKGKKERIRYLEENGYPGYTTSAGWLGYTDEKIRRLCREAKQEGWKHIKMKVGANLQDDIRRAGIIREEIGEDMYLMMDANQRWEVAEAIENMKELAKFNPLWIEEPTSPDDILGHKAIADAVQPILVATGEHCQNRVIFKQLMQAGALQICQIDSCRVGGVNENLAIMLIAKKFDIPVCPHAGGVGLCEYVQHLSMVDYISISGSMEGRVIEYVDHLHEHFIDPVVIKKGRYQVPKLPGYSIQMKAASLEEYDFATGPIWNETAAKV, from the coding sequence ATGAGAACATTAAACCTATCCACGTTTTTATACATGAACATTAAAATCACTGACTATCAAGTCAAAGACATTCGGTTCCCTACCAGCAGGGAAAAACATGGCTCCGACGCCATGAATCCAGACCCGGATTATTCTGCCGCTTACATTATTTTAAAGACCAACCAACCCGATCTGGAGGGACATGGACTCACCTTTACCATAGGCCGGGGAAATGAAATCTGCTGCGCTGCATTGGAGGCCATTGCCCATCATGTGATAGGTAAAGACCTTGCAGCCCTAACGGCTGACATGGGGGCATTTTGGAGAACCGTAAACAGTGACAGTCAAATACGATGGCTGGGGCCGGAAAAGGGTGTTGTACATTTGGCAACCGGTGCCTTGGTAAATGCCGTTTGGGACTTGTATGCCAAAGTGGAGCAAAAACCACTTTGGAAGCTGCTGGGAGAAATGACTCCTGAGCAGCTATTATCCTGTATCGACTTCAGCTATATCACCGATGTCCTGACCAAGGAAGAGGCCCTCGACATCCTCAAGGAATCCGAAAAGGGGAAAAAGGAGCGAATCCGCTACTTAGAGGAAAACGGCTATCCAGGTTACACCACCTCTGCTGGGTGGCTGGGGTACACCGATGAAAAAATCAGAAGACTCTGCCGCGAGGCCAAACAAGAAGGATGGAAACATATCAAAATGAAAGTTGGTGCCAACCTGCAAGACGATATCAGGCGTGCTGGCATCATCCGGGAAGAAATTGGAGAGGACATGTACTTGATGATGGATGCCAATCAGCGATGGGAAGTAGCTGAAGCCATTGAAAACATGAAAGAATTGGCTAAATTTAATCCGCTTTGGATCGAGGAGCCTACCAGCCCTGACGATATTCTAGGCCATAAGGCCATAGCTGATGCGGTACAACCTATCTTGGTGGCTACGGGGGAGCATTGTCAAAACAGGGTGATTTTCAAACAACTCATGCAAGCCGGGGCGTTGCAGATTTGTCAAATCGACAGTTGCCGCGTAGGAGGCGTCAATGAAAACCTGGCCATTATGCTCATCGCCAAGAAATTTGACATCCCCGTCTGTCCGCATGCCGGTGGTGTGGGATTGTGTGAATATGTACAGCACTTGTCCATGGTGGATTATATCTCCATCAGCGGTTCCATGGAAGGTAGGGTAATCGAATACGTCGACCACCTTCACGAGCATTTCATCGATCCAGTAGTCATCAAAAAAGGACGTTACCAAGTCCCTAAACTTCCGGGATACAGCATTCAGATGAAAGCGGCATCATTGGAAGAGTATGATTTTGCCACAGGTCCGATATGGAACGAAACAGCTGCAAAAGTTTAA
- a CDS encoding AraC family transcriptional regulator, which yields MKAKLLERKSPFDRSFMVAKHSYPYFLDVWHYHSELELVYITKSTGTRFIGDNIEQFKEGDLILIGENLPHLWQNDPEYFKDKKEGSAEAFSIHFNKFFAGENFMKLPEMKGVKGLLDRANQGIKFTGEIKNQAFGIFNELVELEGVHKLLKLMRFLARLSEEKDYEVLSTDGFSFPLHITGDDRVDKVYSFTFNNFKRNIALEEVAELVHLNPTAFCRYFKKSTKKTYSKFLNEIRVGYACKLLIEGRLNISEVGYECGFNNLSNFNRQFKNVMDISPSEYLKKHKKHR from the coding sequence ATGAAAGCCAAATTACTAGAAAGAAAAAGTCCATTCGACAGGTCCTTTATGGTGGCCAAACATTCCTATCCCTATTTTTTGGATGTATGGCATTATCATAGCGAACTGGAGCTGGTTTACATTACCAAAAGCACGGGTACCAGGTTCATAGGCGATAATATAGAGCAATTCAAAGAGGGCGATCTGATCCTAATAGGAGAGAATCTCCCACATCTTTGGCAAAATGATCCTGAGTATTTTAAAGACAAAAAAGAAGGAAGTGCCGAAGCTTTTAGTATTCATTTCAATAAGTTTTTTGCCGGGGAAAATTTCATGAAATTGCCCGAGATGAAGGGCGTGAAGGGCCTCCTTGACCGTGCAAACCAAGGGATCAAGTTTACGGGAGAGATTAAAAATCAAGCTTTTGGCATTTTTAATGAGCTTGTGGAATTGGAAGGTGTGCATAAATTGTTGAAGTTGATGCGTTTTTTGGCTCGACTGTCCGAAGAAAAGGACTACGAAGTACTCAGTACGGATGGCTTTAGTTTCCCACTCCATATCACGGGAGATGATCGCGTGGATAAAGTGTATTCATTTACCTTTAATAACTTCAAGCGGAATATTGCTTTGGAAGAGGTAGCCGAACTGGTGCACCTGAATCCTACGGCATTTTGCAGGTATTTTAAAAAGTCTACTAAGAAGACTTATTCCAAGTTTCTGAATGAGATCCGGGTAGGCTATGCTTGTAAATTATTGATCGAGGGACGGCTAAATATTTCAGAGGTTGGATATGAATGTGGTTTTAATAACTTGTCCAACTTTAACCGACAGTTTAAAAATGTGATGGACATTTCACCATCCGAGTACCTTAAAAAGCACAAGAAGCACAGATGA
- the arfB gene encoding alternative ribosome rescue aminoacyl-tRNA hydrolase ArfB → MLRTADEISTLDFSSELTFKTTKSGGPGGQNVNKVNTKVQLIFDVKGSNILDDEAKEKVLARLSDKLNAEGHLQVTVQETRSQLQNKTLAVEKFQAMIKKVFERKKKRKPTKPTKAAVRKRLDHKKRRGEKKQWRRKL, encoded by the coding sequence ATGTTGCGGACAGCAGATGAAATTTCTACATTGGATTTTAGTTCAGAGCTCACTTTTAAAACAACCAAAAGTGGTGGCCCCGGAGGGCAAAATGTCAACAAAGTAAACACAAAAGTACAACTGATTTTTGATGTAAAGGGATCCAACATCCTAGATGATGAGGCGAAGGAGAAGGTGCTGGCGAGATTGTCAGATAAATTAAATGCAGAGGGCCATCTCCAAGTGACCGTTCAGGAAACCAGGTCACAGCTCCAGAACAAAACCTTGGCTGTAGAGAAATTCCAGGCGATGATCAAGAAGGTTTTTGAAAGAAAGAAAAAACGAAAACCTACCAAGCCGACCAAAGCAGCTGTAAGAAAGCGCCTCGACCATAAAAAACGGAGAGGCGAAAAGAAGCAGTGGAGGAGGAAGTTGTAA